The following are encoded together in the Kribbella sp. CA-293567 genome:
- a CDS encoding serine hydrolase domain-containing protein: MPDAENLKEVFAYYDRWLAFNQRYQRIPGVQAAVFAEDAVAFSAAYGRADVEQEVALTEQHLFRIASHSKTFTATAVLQLAEQGKVRLDDKVATHVTEIVGTPLGERTVRDLLSHAGGVVRDSDAGDFWQLETAFPDREQLLGVLSDPGSAVLTDNERFKYSNIGYGLLGLIVEAATGTPYNDYVRTAIVDKLGLTGLGPELDPARADEYAVGYSSLSYADQRVPIDHIDTRALASATGFFGTARDVVSYWSAHLPGDDRLLTDASKRQMQHPWWKTAEDDWPKYGLGLMISKIGERELFGHSGGYPGHITLSMVDAERRLAVAVLTNAIDGPARQLTEAAFKLIDLAESKPREDAAGLDRFTGRYANLWGVMDVVQLGGRLYAIDPSSPDPAAEPTTIVPEGDNLRVTGGSGYGAIGETYRFTFGPDGEVESVRGSSGLSRPIDAFSLPGRVRVSSVEA; this comes from the coding sequence ATGCCTGACGCCGAGAACCTGAAGGAAGTATTCGCGTACTACGACCGCTGGCTGGCCTTCAACCAGCGCTACCAACGGATCCCCGGTGTTCAGGCCGCCGTCTTCGCCGAGGACGCGGTCGCGTTCTCGGCGGCGTACGGGCGGGCCGACGTCGAGCAGGAGGTCGCGCTGACCGAGCAGCACCTGTTCCGGATCGCGTCGCACTCCAAGACGTTCACCGCGACCGCGGTGCTGCAGCTGGCCGAGCAGGGCAAGGTGCGGCTGGACGACAAGGTCGCGACGCATGTGACCGAGATCGTCGGTACGCCGCTGGGCGAGCGCACCGTCCGCGATCTGCTCAGCCACGCCGGTGGCGTCGTTCGGGACAGCGACGCGGGCGACTTCTGGCAGCTGGAGACGGCTTTCCCGGATCGTGAGCAGCTGCTGGGGGTGCTCAGCGACCCGGGGTCGGCCGTGCTGACCGACAACGAGCGTTTCAAGTACTCCAACATCGGCTACGGACTGCTCGGGCTGATCGTCGAGGCAGCCACCGGTACGCCGTACAACGACTACGTGCGGACCGCGATCGTCGACAAGCTCGGCCTGACCGGGCTCGGACCCGAGCTGGACCCGGCCAGAGCCGACGAGTACGCCGTCGGCTACAGCTCCCTCTCGTACGCCGATCAGCGAGTGCCGATCGATCACATCGACACCCGGGCTCTCGCTTCGGCGACCGGGTTCTTCGGCACCGCGCGCGACGTCGTGAGCTACTGGTCGGCGCATCTGCCCGGTGACGACCGGCTGCTGACCGACGCGTCCAAGCGGCAGATGCAGCACCCGTGGTGGAAGACGGCGGAGGACGACTGGCCGAAGTACGGGCTCGGTCTGATGATCTCGAAGATCGGCGAGCGGGAGCTGTTCGGCCACAGCGGCGGCTACCCGGGCCACATCACGTTGTCGATGGTCGACGCAGAGCGCCGGCTGGCGGTGGCGGTACTGACGAACGCGATCGACGGTCCCGCGCGGCAGTTGACCGAGGCGGCGTTCAAGCTGATCGACCTGGCCGAGTCGAAGCCACGGGAGGACGCGGCCGGGCTGGATCGCTTCACCGGTCGCTACGCCAACCTGTGGGGTGTCATGGACGTCGTCCAGCTCGGCGGGCGGCTCTACGCGATCGACCCGAGCTCGCCCGATCCGGCCGCGGAGCCGACCACGATCGTGCCGGAGGGCGACAACCTGCGCGTCACCGGCGGGTCCGGCTACGGCGCCATCGGGGAGACCTACCGCTTCACCTTCGGGCCTGACGGCGAGGTGGAGTCGGTGCGCGGTTCCAGCGGGCTGTCGCGGCCGATCGACGCCTTCTCGCTGCCCGGCCGAGTGCGGGTGAGTAGCGTTGAGGCATGA
- a CDS encoding flavin reductase family protein, with the protein MTIHGDHPFLPPESERSPVRRLRGRLPSPVGLWTTQYEGKRAGLTVSSMLVADGEPGYVIGLIDPDSDLWETLRKARTSVVSLLGGPHQQLADAFGYVAPAPGGPFRMIDWTETEFGPAPVGVSTWAGCRLVSADPPEVGWALQVQLEIVQVELAADEIPTLIHRRGRYTAF; encoded by the coding sequence ATGACCATCCACGGGGATCATCCGTTCCTGCCACCTGAGTCGGAGCGGAGCCCGGTACGGCGGCTGCGCGGCCGGTTGCCGTCGCCGGTCGGGCTGTGGACTACGCAGTACGAGGGCAAGCGGGCCGGGCTGACCGTCTCGTCGATGCTCGTGGCCGACGGCGAACCCGGCTACGTGATCGGGCTGATCGACCCGGACTCGGACCTCTGGGAAACGTTGCGAAAGGCAAGAACCTCGGTGGTCAGCCTGCTCGGTGGCCCGCACCAGCAGCTCGCCGACGCCTTCGGGTACGTCGCGCCGGCGCCGGGCGGGCCGTTCCGGATGATCGACTGGACCGAGACGGAGTTCGGGCCGGCCCCGGTCGGAGTGAGCACGTGGGCGGGCTGCCGGCTGGTCTCGGCAGACCCGCCGGAGGTCGGCTGGGCGCTCCAGGTCCAGCTGGAAATCGTCCAGGTCGAGCTGGCCGCAGACGAGATCCCCACCCTCATCCACCGCCGAGGTCGCTACACCGCCTTTTAA
- a CDS encoding zinc-dependent alcohol dehydrogenase family protein has protein sequence MRATTIHAPFDVRLSEVPDPVITKPTDAVIKIVAGCICGSDLWPYRGENKITPGSRIGHEYVGIVQEVGSEVRSVRPGDFVVTPFVASDGTCPNCLAGLQSVCQNIVGIGSKDADGGQGEFAKVPWADGTLVATPGVPDDALVPSLLTLSDVMGTGWHAARSARVKAGDTVVVVGDGAVGLCGVLAAARMGAERVIALSRHASRQQIAREFGATHLIAERGDEAKAAVLELTDGVGADAVLECVGTDQSFKTAFDVARPGATVGFVGVPHGVEVPVRKMFGRNIGLAGGVAPARQYLPELMADVLSGAINPGLVFDAEMPLDDVAEGYKAMHERRAIKVLLRP, from the coding sequence ATGCGAGCTACCACGATTCATGCGCCGTTCGACGTCCGGCTGAGCGAGGTTCCGGACCCGGTGATCACCAAGCCGACGGACGCGGTGATCAAGATCGTGGCCGGCTGCATCTGCGGGTCCGACCTGTGGCCCTACCGTGGCGAGAACAAGATCACCCCGGGCAGCCGGATCGGGCACGAGTATGTCGGGATCGTCCAGGAGGTCGGTTCCGAGGTGCGTTCGGTGCGTCCGGGTGACTTCGTTGTCACCCCGTTCGTGGCCAGTGACGGCACCTGTCCGAACTGTCTGGCGGGGCTGCAGTCGGTCTGCCAGAACATCGTCGGGATCGGCAGCAAGGACGCCGACGGTGGGCAGGGTGAGTTCGCGAAGGTTCCGTGGGCCGACGGCACGCTGGTGGCGACTCCCGGCGTACCGGACGACGCGCTGGTGCCCTCGCTGCTCACGTTGTCCGATGTGATGGGCACGGGCTGGCACGCCGCCCGGTCGGCCCGGGTCAAGGCCGGTGACACGGTCGTGGTGGTCGGCGACGGGGCGGTCGGGCTGTGCGGCGTACTGGCTGCGGCGCGGATGGGCGCCGAGCGGGTGATCGCGCTTTCCCGGCATGCCTCGCGGCAGCAGATCGCCCGGGAGTTCGGAGCGACCCACCTCATCGCGGAGCGTGGCGACGAGGCGAAGGCGGCCGTGCTGGAGCTCACCGACGGGGTCGGGGCGGACGCCGTACTGGAGTGTGTCGGCACAGATCAGTCGTTCAAGACCGCGTTCGACGTGGCCCGGCCCGGTGCGACGGTGGGGTTCGTCGGCGTACCGCACGGGGTCGAGGTGCCGGTCCGGAAGATGTTCGGCCGCAACATCGGGCTGGCCGGCGGCGTCGCTCCGGCGCGCCAGTACCTGCCGGAACTGATGGCGGACGTGCTCTCGGGAGCGATCAATCCGGGGTTGGTCTTCGACGCCGAGATGCCGCTGGACGACGTGGCCGAAGGCTACAAGGCGATGCACGAACGGCGGGCGATCAAGGTGCTGCTCCGGCCCTGA
- a CDS encoding ABC transporter substrate-binding protein encodes MRGGWSKTFAVVGAVGLLAVSACGNSDDSGGGGDAAASKDVTVFTWWADGGEKAGLDGLVSVFNTECKDYKFVNSAVAGGAGSNAKQVLANDLQAKKPPSTFQAHAGAELGDYIKNAQVDDVSDLYKEFGLDKAFPQSLLDNLTVDGKIYSVPVNVHRANVVWANPAVLKKANIDGTKAPASVDAWIADMEKLKAAGVKAPLATSKGFAEEMVMEAVLLAELGPDKFTGLWNGKTDMAGADVTAALEKFKKVLTFSNADREAVDWPDALQYVNKGQSAYTLMGDWVAAQQLSDKVPDTAYTYWPAPGTAGTFQFLADSFTLPTGGQSPEGAKCWLKAAGSAEGQKAFNTKKGSIPARSDAVATDYPKYQQAAMADWKANKIVPSCAHGAACTLGQNDSILSAMGQFSSGLDVATLQKALVAAAKPN; translated from the coding sequence ATGCGTGGTGGTTGGAGCAAGACCTTCGCGGTAGTGGGTGCCGTGGGTCTTCTCGCGGTCAGTGCCTGCGGGAACAGTGACGACTCCGGCGGCGGTGGGGACGCTGCGGCCAGCAAGGACGTGACCGTCTTCACCTGGTGGGCGGACGGTGGCGAGAAGGCCGGGCTGGACGGCCTGGTCTCGGTGTTCAACACCGAGTGCAAGGACTACAAGTTCGTCAACTCCGCCGTCGCGGGTGGCGCCGGCTCGAACGCCAAGCAGGTGCTGGCGAACGACCTGCAGGCCAAGAAGCCGCCGTCGACGTTCCAGGCGCACGCCGGCGCCGAGCTGGGCGACTACATCAAGAACGCCCAGGTCGACGACGTCAGCGACCTCTACAAGGAGTTCGGTCTGGACAAGGCGTTCCCGCAGAGCCTGCTGGACAACCTGACCGTCGACGGCAAGATCTACTCGGTGCCGGTCAACGTGCACCGTGCCAACGTCGTGTGGGCCAACCCGGCCGTGCTGAAGAAGGCCAACATCGACGGCACCAAGGCCCCGGCTTCGGTGGACGCCTGGATCGCCGACATGGAGAAGCTGAAGGCGGCCGGGGTCAAGGCTCCGCTGGCCACCTCCAAGGGCTTCGCCGAGGAGATGGTGATGGAGGCCGTGCTGCTCGCCGAGCTCGGTCCCGACAAGTTCACCGGCCTCTGGAACGGCAAGACCGACATGGCCGGTGCCGACGTCACCGCCGCGCTGGAGAAGTTCAAGAAGGTGCTGACGTTCAGCAACGCCGACCGCGAGGCGGTCGACTGGCCGGACGCGCTGCAGTACGTGAACAAGGGCCAGTCGGCGTACACGCTGATGGGTGACTGGGTCGCCGCGCAGCAGCTGTCCGACAAGGTGCCGGACACGGCCTACACCTACTGGCCGGCGCCGGGCACCGCGGGGACCTTCCAGTTCCTGGCGGACTCCTTCACGCTGCCGACCGGTGGCCAGAGCCCCGAGGGTGCGAAGTGCTGGCTGAAGGCGGCCGGCAGCGCCGAGGGCCAGAAGGCCTTCAACACCAAGAAGGGCTCGATCCCGGCCCGTTCGGACGCCGTCGCGACGGACTACCCGAAGTACCAGCAGGCCGCGATGGCCGACTGGAAGGCCAACAAGATCGTTCCGTCCTGCGCCCACGGTGCTGCGTGCACCCTCGGCCAGAACGACAGCATCCTGTCGGCGATGGGTCAGTTCAGCAGCGGTCTGGACGTCGCGACGCTGCAGAAGGCGCTCGTCGCCGCGGCCAAGCCGAACTGA
- a CDS encoding carbohydrate ABC transporter permease, translating to MHGRIRTWGPGALVLLPTVLLLGYFVYGLIAWTFNTSLTDKHNARPVPTDYVGFENYANLFGEDRFLNSLKNLGVLTVAFIVGTLIFGLLWALLLEKGVTGEGLFRSIFLFPMAISMIASGVVWGWLLNPSQGDDARGLNRLFDIMGLNFLENPWWTAGNRWTTMASIALPAVWQLSGYIMALFLAGFRGIPGELREAARVDGASEFKLYRYVLFPQLSPIALSALIILGHMSLKLFDLIYAITGPNQFRTEVPSVYMWNTLLRSDMAKASAIAIVLLAVVAVLVIPYVAYTVRQESEE from the coding sequence ATGCACGGAAGAATCCGCACCTGGGGGCCAGGGGCGCTGGTGCTGCTGCCCACGGTGCTGTTGCTCGGGTACTTCGTCTACGGGTTGATCGCCTGGACCTTCAACACGTCGTTGACGGACAAGCACAACGCCCGGCCGGTCCCGACCGACTACGTCGGGTTCGAGAACTACGCCAACCTGTTCGGTGAGGACCGGTTCCTCAACTCGCTGAAGAACCTCGGCGTGCTCACGGTGGCCTTCATCGTGGGCACGCTGATCTTCGGCCTGCTCTGGGCCCTGCTGCTGGAGAAGGGGGTCACCGGCGAGGGCCTCTTCCGGTCGATCTTCCTGTTCCCGATGGCGATCTCGATGATCGCCTCGGGGGTCGTCTGGGGCTGGCTGCTGAACCCCTCGCAAGGCGACGACGCCCGCGGCCTGAACCGGCTGTTCGACATCATGGGCCTGAACTTCCTGGAGAACCCCTGGTGGACCGCCGGGAACAGATGGACGACGATGGCGTCCATCGCGTTACCAGCGGTCTGGCAGCTGTCCGGCTACATCATGGCGCTGTTCCTGGCCGGCTTCCGGGGCATCCCGGGCGAGCTGCGCGAGGCGGCCCGGGTGGACGGCGCCAGTGAGTTCAAGCTCTACCGGTACGTGCTGTTCCCGCAACTGTCGCCGATCGCGCTGTCCGCGCTGATCATCCTGGGCCACATGTCGCTGAAGCTGTTCGACCTGATCTACGCGATCACCGGGCCGAACCAGTTCCGCACCGAGGTGCCGTCGGTCTACATGTGGAACACCTTGTTGCGCAGCGACATGGCGAAGGCGTCGGCGATCGCCATCGTACTGCTCGCCGTCGTCGCAGTACTCGTCATTCCCTATGTGGCCTACACCGTCCGGCAGGAGAGCGAAGAATGA
- a CDS encoding carbohydrate ABC transporter permease: MSVVDASAATGKAAAAISKKPSRSSIADGSTRRSRTVRYVLLLLFLLFVLTPVYVVIITSFKTSSDTTAAAQWSLPETWTLEPWRKAWDVLQPYMVRSLSLAIPAAILASLIGSANGFVLARWRFPGANLVFAFILFGMFIPYQAVMLPLRQTYQDLDVTRGIPTLLITHVIYGIPICTLIFRNYYATVIPTEIIESARVDGAGLIQTYLRIILPVSISGFVVTLIWQFTSVWNDFLFALFLTQQNNGPVTLGLAALAGGQKVDYAASMAGALITSFPTLLVYILLGRWFIGGLMAGALKG; encoded by the coding sequence ATGAGCGTCGTGGATGCGTCGGCCGCCACCGGCAAGGCGGCCGCGGCGATCAGCAAGAAGCCGAGCCGCAGTTCGATCGCCGACGGCTCGACCCGGCGGAGCCGCACGGTCCGCTACGTCCTGCTGCTGCTGTTCCTGCTCTTCGTCCTGACGCCGGTGTACGTCGTGATCATCACCAGCTTCAAGACCTCCAGCGACACCACCGCCGCCGCGCAGTGGTCGCTGCCGGAGACCTGGACGCTGGAGCCGTGGCGCAAGGCCTGGGACGTGCTGCAGCCGTACATGGTCCGCTCGCTCTCGCTGGCGATCCCGGCCGCGATCCTCGCGTCGCTGATCGGCTCCGCGAACGGGTTCGTACTGGCCCGCTGGCGGTTCCCCGGCGCGAACCTGGTGTTCGCGTTCATCCTGTTCGGCATGTTCATCCCGTACCAGGCCGTGATGCTGCCGCTGCGGCAGACCTACCAGGACCTGGACGTCACCCGCGGGATCCCGACGCTGCTGATCACGCACGTCATCTACGGCATCCCGATCTGCACGCTGATCTTCCGCAACTACTACGCCACCGTGATCCCGACCGAGATCATCGAGTCGGCCCGGGTCGACGGCGCGGGGCTGATCCAGACCTACCTCCGGATCATCCTGCCGGTCTCGATCTCCGGGTTCGTGGTGACGCTGATCTGGCAGTTCACCTCGGTCTGGAACGACTTCCTGTTCGCGTTGTTCCTGACCCAGCAGAACAACGGCCCGGTCACTCTCGGCCTGGCGGCGCTGGCCGGTGGCCAGAAGGTCGACTACGCGGCCAGCATGGCGGGCGCGCTGATCACGTCGTTCCCGACGCTGCTGGTCTACATCCTGCTCGGCCGCTGGTTCATCGGCGGCCTGATGGCCGGTGCCCTGAAGGGCTAG
- a CDS encoding recombinase family protein, giving the protein MAVNSQYADLYLRVSIDKAGKTTIERQEADCRAWVKGSGLKVRRSHVDRGRSAYLPGVDREGFRSALAAVSSGVVGTLVVWKLDRLSRQGMDEVGLVLDKIGATGGRLVSVQDNLDTSNAGDRKVVGLLAELARSESENLGLRIRSAKTFLRTQGRWIGGAPPYGLVNRDGRLFVDPRTGAVVREIARRLLAGESLLEVAKWLNAADVAAPRGGLWGIGTISQLMRGPTTIGLAPETIKNDDGRYSSRVRPWRDPETGRMVSIMGPGQEPLISPADQALILAVFDERAASSSYGRSRGRQSTESSYLLTGLLRCASCGERMSRSGNSYRCQTVRLGRACVAPGGAYIWALDDAVQEAWRHRLTTAAENDPLLAVVADRMASRQDPEGIAKRRSVLAALTDERSALSALDEEYYLQRTIGRDRYLSLKKALLDRLDGLQQSLEKISVPQFELKSFLEPMSLRARWSAASVGERRGLLQLAIEEVRVSQGVRGRRFDPRSRLLVVWATDRRPDS; this is encoded by the coding sequence ATGGCCGTCAACAGTCAGTACGCCGATCTCTATCTGAGGGTTTCCATCGACAAGGCCGGAAAGACCACGATCGAACGGCAAGAGGCTGACTGCCGGGCCTGGGTGAAAGGCAGTGGCCTCAAGGTACGACGAAGCCATGTCGATCGTGGCCGGTCGGCCTACCTCCCTGGAGTGGATCGAGAAGGATTCAGGAGTGCGCTCGCGGCTGTCTCCTCAGGTGTGGTCGGAACATTGGTGGTTTGGAAGCTCGACCGGCTGTCCCGGCAGGGGATGGACGAAGTCGGTCTGGTGCTCGACAAGATCGGCGCGACGGGTGGTCGCCTGGTGTCGGTTCAGGACAATCTCGACACGTCGAACGCGGGTGACCGCAAAGTGGTCGGCCTGCTGGCCGAGTTGGCGCGTTCGGAGTCCGAGAACCTAGGTCTGCGAATCCGGTCGGCGAAGACGTTCCTCCGTACTCAGGGGCGATGGATCGGTGGCGCACCGCCGTACGGATTGGTCAATCGGGACGGTCGGCTGTTCGTCGACCCGCGGACCGGCGCTGTGGTTCGTGAGATCGCACGTCGACTGCTGGCGGGAGAGTCGCTGCTGGAGGTCGCCAAGTGGCTCAACGCTGCCGACGTGGCGGCGCCGCGCGGTGGGCTCTGGGGGATCGGAACGATCTCCCAACTGATGCGCGGGCCGACCACGATCGGGCTGGCACCCGAGACGATCAAAAATGATGATGGCCGGTATTCCAGCCGTGTGCGACCCTGGCGGGATCCGGAAACCGGGCGAATGGTCTCGATCATGGGACCTGGTCAGGAGCCGTTGATCTCTCCTGCGGACCAAGCGCTGATCTTGGCCGTGTTCGACGAGCGGGCGGCGTCGTCAAGTTACGGTCGTTCCAGGGGTCGACAGTCGACGGAAAGTTCCTATCTGCTGACCGGCCTTCTTCGGTGCGCCAGTTGCGGCGAGCGAATGAGTAGATCCGGCAATTCGTATCGCTGTCAGACTGTTCGGCTCGGGCGGGCTTGCGTGGCTCCGGGAGGCGCCTATATCTGGGCTTTGGACGATGCCGTTCAGGAGGCGTGGCGGCACCGCTTGACGACAGCAGCTGAGAACGATCCGTTGTTGGCGGTGGTCGCCGACCGAATGGCGTCCCGACAGGACCCGGAAGGTATCGCCAAACGTCGATCCGTCCTGGCCGCGTTGACGGACGAGCGATCAGCGTTGTCTGCTCTGGACGAGGAGTACTACCTCCAGCGGACGATCGGACGTGATCGGTACCTGTCCTTGAAGAAGGCGCTGCTCGACCGCCTGGATGGGCTGCAGCAGAGCCTCGAAAAGATTTCCGTGCCGCAGTTCGAACTGAAGTCTTTCCTGGAGCCGATGTCACTGCGGGCGCGATGGTCAGCGGCAAGTGTCGGCGAGCGGCGAGGACTACTGCAGTTGGCCATTGAGGAGGTCCGAGTGAGCCAAGGTGTGCGCGGCCGGAGGTTCGATCCCCGAAGCCGTCTCCTGGTCGTATGGGCAACCGACCGGCGACCGGACAGCTGA
- a CDS encoding NHL domain-containing thioredoxin family protein, with protein sequence MTSSKSAAGPRRARIHAPELRGRGWLNTGGRSYSISDFRGRAVLIDFWTFCCVNCLHVLDELRPLEEKYGDALVIVGVHSPKFAHEGEEAAVRAAVERYEVGHPVLDDPELVTWQNYTARAWPTLVLVDPNGYIVAQYSGEGHAHALDAQLAELVAEHDKAGTLTRGKSPYVAPVPEETELRFPAKVVAWGDGFLVADAGNHSVVELAADASTVVRRFGTKQRGFEDGLQASFSEPNGLAVLPREVAQDVGYDVVVADTVNHALRGINLSTNEVSTLVGTGKQWMDGDGTDVLSSPWDVAWWQGKVWIAMAGVHQLWTFDPFTKRTEIAAGTTNEGLRDGALEQAWFAQTSGLAADGEKLWLADSEISALRWIDDEAHTAIGTGLFDFGLRDGKAEDALLQHPLGVTALPDGSIAISDTYNGAVRRYDPSRGLVETMATGLAEPSGAVVAGNDLLVVESAAHRLTRVPLGASTKADEFSTRTQRPPMEIAGGEVTLEVVFTPPPGQKLDDRYGPSTRLLVSSTPEALLREGAGDSTDLTRRLVIDERVGDGVLHVAVQAASCDDSAEVEFPACHMHRQDWGVPVRVSAEGSRRLELVLSGARPS encoded by the coding sequence GTGACTTCTTCGAAATCAGCGGCTGGTCCTCGTCGTGCTCGCATCCATGCGCCCGAGCTTCGCGGCCGTGGCTGGCTCAACACCGGTGGTAGGTCCTACTCGATCTCGGACTTTCGCGGGCGAGCGGTTTTGATCGATTTCTGGACCTTCTGTTGTGTCAACTGTCTGCATGTGCTGGATGAGCTGCGGCCGCTGGAGGAGAAGTACGGCGATGCGTTGGTGATCGTGGGGGTGCATTCGCCGAAGTTCGCGCATGAGGGGGAAGAGGCGGCGGTGCGGGCTGCCGTCGAGCGGTACGAGGTGGGGCATCCGGTGCTGGATGATCCGGAGCTGGTGACGTGGCAGAACTACACCGCGAGGGCGTGGCCGACGTTGGTGCTGGTGGATCCCAACGGGTACATCGTGGCGCAGTACTCGGGGGAGGGGCACGCGCATGCGCTCGATGCCCAGCTGGCCGAGTTGGTCGCGGAGCACGACAAGGCGGGGACGCTCACTCGGGGCAAGTCGCCGTACGTGGCGCCGGTGCCGGAGGAGACCGAGCTGAGGTTCCCGGCGAAGGTTGTTGCCTGGGGCGACGGATTCCTGGTCGCGGACGCGGGGAACCACAGTGTGGTCGAGCTGGCGGCTGACGCGAGCACGGTGGTCAGGAGGTTCGGGACCAAGCAGCGGGGGTTCGAGGACGGACTGCAGGCGAGCTTCTCCGAGCCGAACGGGCTGGCGGTGCTGCCGCGGGAGGTCGCGCAAGACGTCGGGTACGACGTGGTGGTGGCCGACACTGTCAACCACGCGCTGCGGGGCATCAACCTGAGCACGAACGAGGTCAGCACCCTGGTCGGCACCGGTAAGCAGTGGATGGACGGTGACGGGACCGACGTGCTGAGCTCGCCCTGGGACGTCGCCTGGTGGCAGGGCAAGGTGTGGATCGCGATGGCCGGCGTGCACCAGTTGTGGACCTTCGACCCGTTCACGAAGCGCACCGAGATCGCGGCGGGCACCACCAACGAGGGGCTGAGAGACGGCGCGCTCGAGCAGGCCTGGTTCGCGCAGACCTCCGGGCTCGCCGCCGACGGCGAGAAGCTCTGGCTGGCCGACTCGGAGATCTCCGCGCTGCGCTGGATCGACGACGAGGCGCACACCGCGATCGGGACCGGGCTGTTCGACTTCGGTCTGCGGGACGGCAAAGCGGAGGACGCGCTGCTGCAGCATCCGCTCGGCGTCACCGCGCTGCCCGACGGTTCGATCGCGATCTCCGACACCTACAACGGCGCCGTACGCCGGTACGACCCGTCCCGCGGTCTGGTCGAGACGATGGCGACCGGTCTCGCGGAGCCGAGCGGTGCTGTTGTCGCAGGCAACGACCTGCTGGTGGTGGAGTCGGCGGCCCATCGGCTGACCCGGGTGCCGCTGGGCGCGAGCACGAAGGCCGACGAGTTCAGTACGCGCACCCAGCGCCCTCCGATGGAGATCGCCGGCGGCGAGGTGACCTTGGAGGTGGTGTTCACTCCGCCACCCGGGCAGAAGCTAGACGACCGTTACGGTCCGTCCACCCGCCTGCTCGTCTCGTCGACTCCCGAGGCGCTGCTCAGGGAAGGCGCGGGTGACTCCACCGACCTGACCCGGCGGCTGGTGATCGACGAACGCGTCGGCGACGGTGTGCTGCACGTCGCGGTACAGGCGGCGTCCTGCGACGATTCCGCGGAGGTCGAGTTCCCCGCCTGCCACATGCATCGGCAGGACTGGGGCGTGCCGGTGCGAGTCAGCGCCGAAGGTTCACGCCGACTCGAGCTGGTGCTGTCCGGAGCCCGCCCGAGCTGA
- a CDS encoding DUF6458 family protein: MSVDYEEGSTMSIGVGIFLMVVGAIFAFAVRDSWDAVNLTAVGYILMLAGLAGIVLSFYITNRRRRVPNDALDPAVEEEYRVVEEHHRDIKE; this comes from the coding sequence ATGTCCGTTGACTACGAGGAGGGCTCGACCATGAGCATCGGTGTGGGGATCTTCCTGATGGTGGTGGGTGCGATCTTCGCGTTCGCCGTCCGCGACTCCTGGGACGCCGTCAACCTGACCGCCGTCGGTTACATCCTGATGCTCGCCGGACTGGCCGGCATCGTGCTCTCCTTCTACATCACGAACCGGCGCCGCCGCGTCCCCAACGACGCCCTCGACCCGGCCGTCGAAGAGGAGTACCGGGTCGTCGAGGAGCACCACCGCGACATCAAGGAGTAG
- a CDS encoding DUF4097 family beta strand repeat-containing protein, with translation MATIRQAGALLLVAGAGMAVWTFGDKDSDSTHEVAGKISVVRLDSPNADVTVRVADVDRTTVEQKRAYWLFKRGDAFEVDGETLKLNGECGWNCRADFVVTVPRGTKVTGDNGSGDLTVSGASGVDTTSRSGKVSLSDVTGDVKLDLTSGDVEIDRVTGKLEVKANSGDIEARQVKGGPVNVETTSGDLELGLDEAVDVRAKGTSGDVEVTAPAGGYKVQTRTHSGEVENSLGNDPAGSHSIDADTVSGDVVLATR, from the coding sequence ATGGCGACGATCAGGCAGGCAGGGGCGCTGCTGTTGGTGGCGGGCGCCGGGATGGCGGTCTGGACCTTCGGGGACAAGGACTCCGACTCGACGCACGAGGTGGCCGGGAAGATCTCGGTGGTCCGGCTGGACTCGCCGAACGCCGACGTCACCGTCAGGGTCGCCGACGTCGACCGGACGACGGTCGAGCAGAAGCGCGCGTACTGGCTGTTCAAGCGGGGCGATGCGTTCGAGGTCGACGGGGAGACGCTGAAGCTCAACGGCGAGTGCGGCTGGAACTGCCGCGCGGACTTCGTCGTCACCGTGCCGCGCGGGACCAAGGTGACCGGCGACAACGGCAGCGGTGACCTGACGGTCAGCGGCGCGAGCGGGGTGGACACCACCTCCCGGTCGGGCAAGGTGTCGCTGAGCGACGTCACCGGGGACGTGAAACTCGACCTGACGTCGGGGGACGTCGAGATCGACCGGGTGACCGGCAAGCTCGAGGTCAAGGCGAACTCGGGCGACATCGAGGCGCGGCAGGTCAAGGGTGGGCCGGTGAACGTCGAGACCACTTCGGGTGACCTGGAGCTCGGGCTGGACGAGGCGGTCGACGTCCGGGCGAAGGGAACCAGCGGCGATGTCGAGGTGACCGCACCGGCCGGCGGGTACAAGGTGCAGACCAGAACTCACAGCGGCGAGGTCGAGAACAGCCTCGGCAACGACCCGGCCGGCAGCCACAGCATCGACGCCGACACGGTCAGCGGCGACGTGGTACTGGCCACTCGCTGA